A segment of the Candidatus Jettenia caeni genome:
CCGAAAATCATCTCATCACTGCCTATGTCTATCATATCGTGAATTTCCTTCAATCTATACGCATCGAAATGATAAACCGGAATGCGTCCTTTATAGAAATGAACCAATGAGAATGTAGGGCTTTTTATTGCACGCTTGTCTTCAACACCTAATCCCCGTGCGATTCCCTTTACGAGGGTCGTCTTTCCCGCACCCAAATCTCCAATGAGGGCAATAACATCTCCCGGTACTAATAACCTTCCGAGTTTCTCTCCAAACCTTACTGTCTCGTCTACATTTATACTCTTAAACGTTATTTGTATTTCTTCCACAACCAACCATTATCTTTCAATTATGATTTTAAATGCTCATAGCCTTGAGGCTTTATACGCTTGATATGGCCATTCGTATACTTCATCCGTATATCACGACTATCAGTAATTTCTCCAATGCAGCTAAATATATTCTTTGAAAATAAATCTGATTCCATAATCTTCCTTGCCTGGCCTTTTGATGCTATTACCACTAATTCATAATCTTCACCGTCAGATAGTGCATGATAAAGGGGCGTATTCCCTGTTGTCTTTGATATCCTTACCGCCGCTTCAGAAATGGGAATTTGATCCTCATGGATAATAGCGCCTACATGGCTCTCTTCGAGGATATGATATAAGTCTGCTGTTAATCCATCGCTTATATCTATCATAGCATGGATCGTAAAGTTTTTATTTAACAGAAGCCCTTCTTTTAACCGTGGTTCGAAATGCATATGCTTGCCAAGGATTGATCCTCCCAATGAACCGGTTACGAGAATCAAATCACCGACCCTTGCGCCTGAACGTCTGACCGGTTTTAGCCCGTTATCTTTCCCGAGCAAAGTAATGTTAATACAGAGAGGACTGCGGCCGCTGATCGTATCACCACCTACGATCTCAATATGATATGTATCTGCAATATCCCATATGCCTTTGTA
Coding sequences within it:
- a CDS encoding thiamine-monophosphate kinase, encoding MGEFSFIQWIRKQQKRRRDVLVGIGDDCAVIDVSSDKLCLITTDMMVEGTHFDLKKCTIRDVGRKAIASNISDVAAMGCQATVAVISVCFPEYTSERFARELYKGIWDIADTYHIEIVGGDTISGRSPLCINITLLGKDNGLKPVRRSGARVGDLILVTGSLGGSILGKHMHFEPRLKEGLLLNKNFTIHAMIDISDGLTADLYHILEESHVGAIIHEDQIPISEAAVRISKTTGNTPLYHALSDGEDYELVVIASKGQARKIMESDLFSKNIFSCIGEITDSRDIRMKYTNGHIKRIKPQGYEHLKS